The Oncorhynchus mykiss isolate Arlee chromosome 22, USDA_OmykA_1.1, whole genome shotgun sequence sequence attgtgtggtATTTTTGAGCTGAAAGGAAAACAATGGGGAATACTTAGCAAACGGAATGTTTACTGATGTTTAAAAGGACAAAGCTGCAACAACCACATACATACCGACAATTTTATCCACAGTGTCATTGTCATCAAATGAAACAAAGCAGAATCCCCTCTTCTTCCCAGTTGCGCGTTCCTCCATAATGTCAATGGTCTCGATCCTCCCGTAGGTCTCAAAGTACTCTCTGATATGGTCCTCCTCGGTGTCCTCCTTGATACCCCCAACAAAGATCTTCTTCACCCTCAGGTGGGCACCTGGTCTGTTGGAGTCCTGAGACAGACAAGAAGCGCTGGGCAGTGAGCACACACCGGTCAACACCTGCACAACAGCAAATGCACCTGAATGTGAAGCGGAGTTAGCTTACCTCTCTCGACACAGCCCTTTTAGGTTCGACAACACGCCCGTCCACCTTATGAGGTCGAGCTGCCATGCAGGCATCCACCTCCTCCACACAGGAGTATGTTACAAAGCCGAACCCTCTCGAGCGCTTGTTGTTTGGGTCCCTCATCACCTACATGAAACCAGCTTACATTATATGGAACAATTTGGTGGGTCTCCAAGAAATACATTGTAAATGCTGGACACTTTTTTTATTAAATCAAATGCGAGTGAAATGCATACGTACCACGCTATCTGTGAGGTTTCCCCATTGTTCAAAATGGATCCTTAAACTTTCCTCAGTGGTTTCAAAACTGAGGCCCCCAATGAACAGCTTCCTGAGCTGTTCAGGCTCCCTAGCTTCATGACCCTGTTGAATTATTCAAAACAGGAATGTATGTCACACATAACAATGCAACTCTACAGACAACAGCATACTATCTTTTAACAAAACAATTGTACAGTGCAAGAGTCCAATATATAAGTGTAAATGTTCTAATTTCACACCATCCCTTAGGCAGACCTGCTGCATCAGAATGTATTGTGCCAACCAGGCTGTTTCAATGGTTACAGGCATTGAGAAAATTATAATGTTATGGGTTACGGGGGGGTACAGTAATCAGCTCTGCCCAGTGCCCAACAGCAAGACAGACTTGGCTGATAAAACCCCCCCCACAGAAAACATTTTAGGAGAGATAGTGTAATTATCTCATTAGCCACGACTCTATAACATTCTTGGGGAAACAACAATTCGCCATTTTGAAAATATTATTTAATATACTTTAAAATGCAAATACCAATATTTGGTGTGTAAATTCATTTTTCAAGTTCACTGCATGTCGTACTACTATGTATAGGCGTAGCCTGTCCTACATTTTAAGGCCTATAACGTTATTATACCGGTAGCTATGTATCCCAACAATACATTTAAGTACTCGTCTACAAACCAAAATGTATGCAACATTGAAACCGTAGCACTACATGACAGGCATGATGCAATTTGATGGCCAAACGTTCAGAGACGCAGCTgtgctagttagttagctaacgttgCTTCCTCAAAAATGCGGTTAGAATGCGCACAATTTTTTTGTTGCTGTAACatgataaaaacattttttatcggTTGGCTCTAAATACACTTTACACTCTGTTACGTCCAACTCAAATATACAGAAATTGATAAACATGCAATATGTGTATAACATCATCACCTCCATTTCGCAGCGTATAATTCTCCTTGGTTCTGAGAAGAAAGGAAGCTACTGTACCACGTGATTAGAAGTCTGCGCTTGTGCAGCGGTTATAACTGATCCAGGGTCAGTTCTTGTCTTTTACCAGAATAAACCGGATAGGGCAAGCTGCTTTAAAGTCAGTTCAGTATGTTTAGAAACTGTGGTCAGTTGTttatagagagcaatagtaatgggGTCTTGTTGTAGGAACTAACTGCGCCTTTCTTTATACCTGAGTGACTCTGCCATGGCTCGTTGACCAATGCCTTTGGGAAAATAATGGGGTTTTGGATGAACGCCGAATATAAcatctgtggtaaacacaggtttAGGAGGTTTATACGTTTTATTCTATGATATAATCTTCATCAACTAATGTCACTTTTGgttaattaaaataataataaaataagcaTAGGCATCATAATCCATAAAGgtaatgttaactgactgatatttaCCTCTGTGTGAAACTCAGACTTTATTTTCGCCATTTATCAACACCAGATATTTCACCAGATAAATATGAAGCATCTGTTTAGCTTttccaaatatggtagtgagaggaagcccactggccggcagtgggagaatattttatatatttttatttaacctttatttaactaggcaagttagttaagaacaaattctcagttacaatgacggcctagcccgGGCCAAacccaattgtgcaccaccctatgggactcccaatcacagccagttgtgatacagcctggaattgaaccagggtcggtagtgacacctctagcactgagatgcaatgccttagaccgctgcgccactctggagttCCAAAATGGAACAAGAttgattttggccgacattctgcatatttttcatcatatttttgatctcaatacagttttctgttcccaaaactataatatgttatgaacagagtgtaCTAAAGATAATTTAGTTATTGCACATGCGCACTTCACAAAAATATGCAGATGAAGGCTACAACGTGCCAATCGGATCTCACTAGCTCGTGCTTgactctgcccacctccttgatTGTTCTGGCCACTATGACCCATTTGTTCCcgttggaaacgacaggctgtggtctatcttgacTTAGTTATACAAATCTTTGATTACTCTTTCcgttttttaggactacaagctggcgatACCCCagggtcgtcactagttaacacAACCACAAAGCCTATTTCTAAATGTATCTtcgtaaaatctgattttaaatctaacctctaaccttaactacactgctaaccttatgccgaACCTTAAATTACGATTTTTAAAAAGCACACGTTTGTTTTCATGAGTTTTTACGTTATAGCTCATTTTTCACTTTGTGGCAACTCTTAAATtaagattttaaaaaaggaaacgtttgttttcatgaatttttacgtTATAGCCAATGTttcactttgtggctgtggtaactagtggaaaccataCCCCAGAGCCATATAGACTTCGGCCGGAGCTGCGTtcagtataaaaaaaaacataatagaGCGTTCAATTGAACGGAAACAGTTGTGTACTGAGGCCCAGTTGAAACATGGggtggggttgggttgggttgggttcagCTTCTGGCTTCAAAATGCACCTACGCCCTTTAAATACACCAGTCATTACTTCAAGCCAAAACCCAGCACATCCACCGAACGGAGGAAACGTACCTCAAAGTCTGTCCAAGAACATACTAAAACAGGGGAAACGTGTGGTTCAGTACACGCCGTTCCGCAACACAGAAAACGTTCAAGTGAACTGAACTTTTAGAACGGCTGCCATGTTGCCCTGTTATTGGTGACATGTTGATACAACATGGAAAACAGAGCAGCGAATTTAACTGACGTTTTTAATTGATTAGCATTTGGGATATCTCTGTATCTAAGTCTGTACTGTGTTGTGTCGTCAACAAATAGCATATCTTTTTTCACTGGACATATTCATAGGTTTTGAAAATGATCAGAAATAAACAACACAACGCGGAATTATCACTTAGCAACAGCTACGATAAACTGTCGCTCTGTGAACGTTCAGACAGAAACAGCATTGGCGCAACTCTCTATAGCCTAAATACGACTCttgtaaatcaaataaaatgttattggtcacatacacatggttagcagatgttaatgagagtgtagcgaagtgcttgtgcttctagtaacgactatgcagtaaaatctaacaagtaatctaacaaattcacaacaactattTTATAcgcacaaatgtaaagggatgaataagaaaatttacatataaatatatggatgagtgatggctgtgcggcataggcaagatgcagtagatggtgtagaacacagtataaacatatgagatgattaggatgtaggata is a genomic window containing:
- the LOC110501923 gene encoding heterogeneous nuclear ribonucleoprotein A3 isoform X2 — protein: MEGHEAREPEQLRKLFIGGLSFETTEESLRIHFEQWGNLTDSVVMRDPNNKRSRGFGFVTYSCVEEVDACMAARPHKVDGRVVEPKRAVSREDSNRPGAHLRVKKIFVGGIKEDTEEDHIREYFETYGRIETIDIMEERATGKKRGFCFVSFDDNDTVDKIVAQKYHTINTHNCEVRKALSKQEMMEASNQRSGGGGSGNFMGRGGNFGRGGYGGGRGGYGGGDGYGGDGGNYSGGPSYGGGRGGGGYGGGGPGYGNQGGGYDNYNDGGNLGGNFGGGNYNDFGNYRGQQSSYGPMKGNNFGGRNSTSPYGDRERSITTIKG
- the LOC110501923 gene encoding heterogeneous nuclear ribonucleoprotein A3 isoform X1, whose translation is MEGHEAREPEQLRKLFIGGLSFETTEESLRIHFEQWGNLTDSVVMRDPNNKRSRGFGFVTYSCVEEVDACMAARPHKVDGRVVEPKRAVSREDSNRPGAHLRVKKIFVGGIKEDTEEDHIREYFETYGRIETIDIMEERATGKKRGFCFVSFDDNDTVDKIVAQKYHTINTHNCEVRKALSKQEMMEASNQRSGGGGSGNFMGRGGNFGRGGYGGGRGGYGGGDGYGGDGGNYSGGPSYGGGRGGGGYGGGGPGYGNQGGGYDNYNDGGNLGGNFGGGNYNDFGNYRGQQSSYGPMKGNNFGGRNSTSPYGGGYGSGNGSGGGYGSQRY